A genome region from Ammoniphilus oxalaticus includes the following:
- a CDS encoding helix-turn-helix domain-containing protein: MEGYQLGNRIRAFRKLKGYTQLEFAEKLGISISLLGSVERGMRDPSEQLLENISELLNIDMDELLKLDHREGI; the protein is encoded by the coding sequence GTGGAAGGATATCAACTGGGAAACAGAATTAGGGCATTTCGAAAATTAAAAGGGTACACACAACTAGAATTTGCGGAAAAGTTGGGGATTTCGATCTCCTTACTAGGCTCTGTTGAGAGGGGGATGAGAGATCCTTCTGAGCAATTGCTCGAGAATATTAGCGAATTGTTAAACATCGACATGGATGAATTATTAAAATTGGATCATCGAGAGGGTATATGA
- a CDS encoding protein arginine kinase codes for MSLQRFIQQAVSEWMSGEGPDSDIVFSSRVRLARNLRQIPFPLLSTESQAKEVIELVSKAMESEDFSSLDHFEQLTLNNLSGLEKRVLVEKHLISPHLANESRHGAVILSENESVSIMINEEDHLRIQCLYPGFQLHEAWSMANKIDDVLEQYVDYAFDERHGYLTSCPTNVGTGIRASVMMHLPALVLTQQINRILSAISQIGLVVRGIYGEGSEASGNLFQISNQITLGHSEEEIISNLYSVTKQIIEHERAARRTLLESNRIRIEDKLCRSYGILFNARVIESKEAAKRLSDLRLAIDTGMITDLNSKTINELMVLIQPGFLQMYSGKDLTPAQRDVRRAELIRERLQTVANDLNENGG; via the coding sequence ATGTCTTTACAACGGTTTATTCAACAGGCAGTCAGTGAATGGATGAGCGGAGAAGGTCCAGATTCTGATATTGTCTTTAGCAGTCGTGTCAGGCTCGCCAGAAACTTACGTCAGATCCCTTTTCCGTTGTTATCGACCGAGAGTCAAGCGAAAGAAGTCATCGAACTTGTTTCGAAAGCGATGGAAAGCGAGGACTTCAGCTCTCTTGATCATTTTGAACAACTGACTCTTAACAATCTATCTGGATTGGAGAAACGAGTGCTTGTTGAAAAACATTTAATTAGTCCTCATCTGGCGAATGAGTCAAGACATGGGGCTGTCATTTTGAGTGAGAACGAATCGGTTAGTATTATGATCAATGAAGAAGACCATTTGAGAATTCAATGTCTATATCCCGGCTTTCAGTTGCATGAAGCTTGGAGTATGGCGAATAAAATAGATGATGTACTAGAGCAATATGTAGACTACGCATTTGATGAACGACATGGTTATTTAACGAGTTGTCCGACCAACGTTGGAACAGGAATTCGGGCATCGGTAATGATGCATCTGCCTGCGCTCGTCCTCACGCAACAGATTAATCGGATTTTAAGCGCAATCAGCCAAATTGGATTGGTTGTGCGCGGGATTTATGGCGAAGGAAGCGAGGCTTCAGGAAACCTATTCCAAATTTCCAACCAGATTACGTTGGGTCATTCAGAAGAAGAAATCATATCTAACCTTTATAGTGTTACAAAACAAATTATTGAACACGAAAGAGCAGCAAGAAGGACATTATTAGAAAGTAATAGAATACGTATTGAAGATAAGCTCTGTCGCTCGTATGGGATTTTGTTTAACGCGCGCGTGATTGAATCAAAAGAGGCGGCGAAACGGCTGTCTGATTTAAGATTGGCAATCGATACGGGAATGATTACAGACTTGAATTCAAAAACAATTAATGAACTAATGGTACTGATCCAACCCGGATTTTTACAGATGTATTCTGGTAAAGATTTAACTCCCGCTCAGCGTGATGTAAGGCGCGCGGAATTGATAAGGGAGAGGTTACAAACTGTTGCAAATGACTTGAATGAGAATGGAGGGTAA
- a CDS encoding anthranilate synthase component I family protein codes for MKAITEAQYNDKLQAGYNTIPVFEQLNQTFDLAQIYEAFCPDPAQGGLLESGRTGKYSYISFAPIARIQSKNGQVEMIIEGEDEPALFVSDDPLQQMKKLMNVWRAPLWTTGPDWQGGALGFLSYDFGRHFKQIRDEAEDDLQIHDLLFTIYRDVIAIDHEQQTTYLITNALTERGDDYFAAIERIKKMKDLLLSLNAAELAEEVSIQAEAESSERHLAITPSFSKEQFMKAIVKIHEYIRADDVLQVNLSVRQDFPLPATAWSVYCQLRKLNPSPYMAYLHYADYQVVSGSPELLIKIKDRNIITRPIGGTRPRGKDAEEDQRLTQDLIENEKERAEHIMLVDLERNDLCKVCDPETVEVTDFMVIETYSHVIHLVSNIVGQLQSEKDVYDAIRATFPGGTITGEPKGRTMEIIEELEPTKRGLYTGSIGWIGFNGDLELNIVIRTLLAKSGMGYVQAGAGVIIDSEPEAEYYESLKKAEALLKSVELSLVAEEQGAKRG; via the coding sequence ATGAAGGCGATTACCGAAGCTCAATATAATGATAAGTTGCAAGCAGGCTATAACACGATACCGGTTTTCGAACAACTTAACCAGACATTCGACCTAGCTCAAATTTATGAAGCGTTCTGTCCTGATCCGGCTCAAGGAGGCTTGTTAGAAAGTGGTAGAACTGGCAAGTACTCATATATTTCTTTTGCGCCGATTGCGAGGATTCAATCTAAAAACGGACAAGTTGAGATGATCATAGAGGGCGAGGATGAGCCCGCGTTATTTGTTAGTGATGATCCGTTACAGCAAATGAAAAAGCTAATGAACGTTTGGCGAGCTCCATTATGGACGACAGGGCCCGATTGGCAAGGCGGGGCGCTCGGTTTTTTGTCGTATGACTTTGGGCGTCATTTCAAACAGATTCGGGATGAGGCGGAAGATGATCTACAAATTCACGATCTGTTGTTTACGATCTATCGCGATGTGATTGCGATCGATCATGAACAACAGACAACTTATCTCATTACGAACGCGCTCACAGAGCGCGGCGATGATTATTTTGCAGCGATCGAACGAATAAAGAAAATGAAGGACCTGTTGTTGTCCTTAAACGCTGCGGAACTGGCAGAAGAAGTTTCTATTCAGGCGGAGGCGGAATCCTCTGAACGGCATTTAGCGATCACACCTTCGTTTTCTAAGGAACAATTTATGAAAGCGATTGTTAAAATCCATGAGTATATTCGAGCCGATGACGTACTACAGGTTAACTTGTCTGTTAGGCAAGACTTCCCGCTACCTGCAACCGCCTGGTCTGTCTATTGTCAACTGCGAAAATTGAATCCGTCTCCCTATATGGCATACCTGCATTATGCTGATTATCAGGTAGTTAGTGGGTCGCCTGAACTGTTGATTAAGATTAAGGATCGAAACATTATAACTCGTCCGATTGGGGGCACAAGACCGCGCGGTAAAGATGCTGAGGAAGATCAACGTTTGACGCAAGACTTGATTGAAAATGAGAAAGAACGCGCTGAGCATATTATGCTTGTCGATTTAGAACGTAATGATCTGTGTAAAGTTTGTGATCCCGAGACGGTTGAAGTGACTGATTTTATGGTGATTGAAACGTACTCGCATGTGATCCATCTCGTTTCAAATATTGTGGGTCAGCTGCAATCGGAAAAGGATGTTTATGATGCGATTCGGGCTACCTTTCCCGGCGGCACAATTACGGGTGAACCTAAAGGTAGAACGATGGAAATTATTGAGGAGTTAGAACCGACCAAACGTGGTTTGTATACAGGCTCAATCGGATGGATCGGTTTTAATGGAGATCTCGAATTGAATATCGTCATTCGCACGCTGCTTGCAAAAAGCGGGATGGGATACGTTCAGGCGGGGGCAGGGGTCATTATTGACTCTGAGCCCGAAGCAGAGTATTATGAATCATTAAAGAAGGCGGAAGCTCTGTTAAAGTCCGTCGAACTCAGTCTAGTGGCCGAAGAGCAGGGCGCAAAGAGGGGTTAG
- the folB gene encoding dihydroneopterin aldolase has product MDIIYFNEMKFYGYHGVFPEENTLGQRYVVDMRLYLDLKAAGQSDQLGDTIDYAEVYAICQTVMEKETYQLVEKVAEQIAQRSLAKFTLLDEVVVRVTKPDPPIAGHYQSVAVEIRRGR; this is encoded by the coding sequence ATGGACATCATCTATTTTAATGAAATGAAATTTTATGGCTATCATGGTGTGTTTCCGGAAGAAAACACACTCGGACAGCGTTATGTAGTTGATATGAGGCTTTATCTAGATTTAAAGGCAGCGGGGCAATCTGATCAATTGGGAGATACGATTGATTACGCGGAAGTCTATGCAATTTGCCAAACAGTTATGGAGAAGGAAACCTATCAACTTGTCGAAAAAGTGGCCGAGCAAATTGCCCAACGATCGCTAGCGAAGTTTACGTTGTTGGACGAAGTCGTTGTACGTGTCACAAAACCAGATCCGCCGATTGCTGGCCACTATCAGTCTGTGGCGGTTGAGATTCGCAGGGGGCGTTAA
- the folK gene encoding 2-amino-4-hydroxy-6-hydroxymethyldihydropteridine diphosphokinase: MVPYYISLGSNVGERFYFLQQALESLQKFDGVEVNAISNVYETDPVGLVDQPSFLNCVAGGKTRLSADELLAAALRIEQELGRVREIRWGPRTIDIDILTYGLERRDEEHLQIPHPRMRERAFVMIPFAEIAPTQLIAVGNELKTTVEMLENVNDKSGVRKWKDINWETELGHFEN; this comes from the coding sequence ATGGTCCCTTATTATATTTCATTAGGTTCAAACGTAGGTGAACGATTTTATTTTTTACAACAAGCGTTAGAAAGTTTACAGAAGTTTGATGGTGTTGAGGTTAACGCAATTTCGAATGTGTATGAGACAGATCCAGTCGGTCTGGTTGACCAGCCCTCTTTTCTAAATTGTGTGGCGGGCGGGAAAACGCGATTGTCTGCAGATGAATTGTTAGCTGCTGCGCTCCGTATTGAACAAGAACTGGGACGCGTCCGCGAAATACGCTGGGGTCCAAGAACGATCGACATTGATATTTTGACATATGGTTTGGAGCGACGCGACGAGGAGCATTTACAGATTCCGCATCCCAGAATGCGGGAACGGGCATTTGTGATGATCCCGTTTGCTGAAATTGCCCCGACACAGTTGATCGCGGTTGGGAATGAGTTAAAGACTACAGTCGAAATGTTAGAGAATGTCAACGATAAGAGTGGTGTGCGAAAGTGGAAGGATATCAACTGGGAAACAGAATTAGGGCATTTCGAAAATTAA
- the folP gene encoding dihydropteroate synthase, giving the protein MTRLMNELGKRTLIMGIVNATPDSFSDGGKYNSIDQAVLRAKQLVEDGADIIDVGGESTRPGFEAISVEEEIERVIPIISAIRQAVDVAISIDTYKSAVAEQAILAGADIVNDIWGCKADPNMAQVIAKYKKPIVLMHNRDNKEYNHIIQDIQADLQESILLAEQAGVAKEYIWLDPGIGFAKDYEDNLTTIAHLDRLVALGYPVLLGTSRKGFIGITLDLPVEERLEGSLATVCYGVQKGCQIVRVHDVKETARVCKMIDTIKNREGA; this is encoded by the coding sequence ATGACAAGGTTGATGAATGAACTCGGCAAAAGAACGCTCATCATGGGAATAGTAAACGCAACACCGGATTCCTTTTCAGACGGGGGAAAGTATAATTCAATCGATCAAGCTGTATTACGGGCAAAACAGCTGGTTGAAGACGGCGCTGATATCATCGATGTTGGCGGTGAATCGACGCGTCCAGGGTTTGAGGCCATTTCGGTAGAGGAAGAGATAGAGCGAGTGATTCCAATTATCTCCGCAATTCGCCAGGCGGTAGATGTTGCGATTTCAATCGATACATATAAATCTGCTGTAGCTGAACAGGCGATTCTAGCTGGCGCTGATATTGTTAATGATATTTGGGGGTGTAAAGCGGATCCCAATATGGCGCAGGTAATCGCAAAATATAAAAAGCCGATAGTTTTGATGCATAATCGGGACAATAAGGAGTACAACCATATAATTCAAGACATCCAGGCTGATTTACAAGAGAGTATCTTGCTTGCTGAACAGGCTGGTGTAGCGAAAGAGTATATCTGGTTAGATCCAGGGATCGGTTTTGCAAAGGATTATGAAGATAATTTAACAACAATCGCCCATTTGGACCGTTTAGTCGCGTTAGGGTACCCTGTTTTGTTAGGGACATCTAGAAAAGGATTTATCGGAATAACATTGGATTTACCAGTGGAGGAAAGGTTGGAGGGCAGCCTTGCAACCGTTTGTTACGGTGTCCAAAAAGGATGTCAGATTGTGCGAGTTCATGATGTGAAAGAAACGGCGCGTGTCTGTAAGATGATCGATACCATCAAGAATAGGGAGGGCGCGTAG
- a CDS encoding HAD family hydrolase has translation MNPKIPFAAIFDMDGTLFKTEDVAVPAFKRTFEQLKKKGYFEGEVPSDEELMGVFGMTLDEIWDQLLPGCSASVKEMADEIMLREELNILKEGNAALYPGVKETLAELNSRGVPMFIASNGLEAYIAAICDHFGISKWFKDQYSAGRFLSDSKDQLVAKLLADYSIEDAVMVGDRHSDVQAGKMNNLFTVGCAFGFADEGELAGADQIVTDFRKIAAIIERKIGAQSCEN, from the coding sequence ATGAACCCAAAGATCCCTTTCGCTGCTATTTTTGATATGGACGGAACGTTATTTAAGACGGAGGATGTCGCAGTTCCCGCATTTAAAAGAACGTTTGAACAATTAAAGAAGAAGGGTTATTTTGAAGGTGAGGTTCCATCAGATGAGGAACTAATGGGTGTGTTCGGCATGACACTGGATGAAATTTGGGATCAGTTACTTCCAGGTTGCTCCGCTTCCGTAAAAGAAATGGCGGACGAAATCATGTTACGAGAAGAGTTGAATATTTTAAAAGAGGGGAATGCGGCGTTATACCCGGGGGTGAAAGAGACGTTAGCTGAGTTAAACAGTCGCGGGGTTCCTATGTTTATCGCAAGTAATGGACTAGAGGCTTACATTGCTGCGATTTGCGACCACTTTGGAATTTCTAAATGGTTTAAAGATCAATATAGCGCGGGGCGATTTCTATCAGATTCAAAGGATCAGCTTGTCGCAAAATTGCTCGCTGATTATTCGATTGAAGATGCGGTCATGGTTGGCGATCGTCATTCGGACGTACAAGCTGGCAAAATGAACAATTTATTCACGGTCGGTTGCGCTTTTGGCTTTGCTGATGAAGGGGAGTTGGCTGGCGCCGATCAAATTGTTACAGATTTTAGAAAAATAGCAGCGATTATTGAACGTAAAATAGGCGCGCAGAGTTGCGAAAATTGA
- a CDS encoding aminotransferase class IV, translating to MMKVFLNGRIVNEDQAVISVFDHGFLYGYGLFETIRAYRGRLFLFDRHYDRLVRAADAYNIKLAKTAYQLYDEVKLTLKENNLQDAYIRITLSGGTEGLGLWGGQHHTPTWLIMAKPLGDLPSVKGITSLNLRRASAEGAFRSKSLSFANNMLAKKELYERGLSAEEGVFFSERGYLVEGTVSNLFFARNGTLYTPHEATGLLPGVTRAFVIELAQRLNIELREGFYKLDHLMNADEIFLTNSIQEIVPVDQLDGNGVQVVGPLTERLILAYQSAIEEQGDVVYDKVDE from the coding sequence ATGATGAAAGTTTTTTTAAATGGACGTATTGTAAATGAGGATCAAGCCGTGATATCTGTTTTTGATCACGGCTTTCTTTATGGCTATGGATTGTTTGAAACGATTCGGGCCTATCGGGGTAGATTGTTCTTATTTGACCGTCATTATGACCGATTAGTAAGGGCGGCCGATGCGTATAACATAAAGCTAGCTAAGACGGCTTATCAGCTTTATGATGAAGTCAAGCTAACACTAAAGGAAAATAACTTGCAAGACGCATATATTCGCATTACTTTATCAGGCGGAACAGAAGGCCTTGGATTATGGGGAGGGCAACATCATACGCCAACCTGGTTGATTATGGCCAAGCCGCTTGGGGATCTACCGTCTGTTAAAGGGATAACGAGTTTGAATTTAAGACGAGCCTCCGCAGAGGGGGCGTTTCGCTCAAAGTCATTGTCGTTTGCTAATAACATGTTGGCAAAAAAGGAATTATATGAACGGGGGCTCTCCGCTGAAGAAGGAGTATTTTTTTCTGAACGTGGTTACCTTGTGGAGGGAACCGTTAGTAATTTGTTTTTTGCGCGAAACGGAACGTTGTATACACCACATGAAGCTACCGGATTGTTGCCAGGCGTAACAAGGGCTTTTGTGATCGAGCTCGCTCAACGTCTTAATATCGAACTGCGGGAAGGATTTTACAAACTAGATCATTTAATGAACGCGGATGAAATCTTTCTAACGAATTCGATACAGGAAATTGTCCCCGTTGATCAATTGGATGGGAATGGGGTACAGGTGGTCGGTCCGTTAACAGAACGACTAATCTTGGCTTATCAATCAGCTATAGAGGAACAAGGAGATGTTGTTTATGACAAGGTTGATGAATGA
- the dusB gene encoding tRNA dihydrouridine synthase DusB, producing MSMSKFKIGDVELKNNVVLAPMAGVCNPAFRLIAKEFGTGLVCAEMVSDKAVLHGNKKTMKMLFVDEREKPLSLQIFGGEKESLVAAAKYVDENTNADIIDINMGCPVPKVVSCDAGAKWLLQPSKIEEMVSAVVENVSKPVTVKMRIGWDEDHIYAVENAKAVERAGGSAVAVHGRTRVQMYEGQANWDVIRDVKQNVKIPVIGNGDVFTPEDAKSMLDLTGCDGVMIGRGALGNPWMLYRTVHFLTHGELLGEPTPKEKIDVCLLHMDRLIHLKGERVAIQEMRKHAAWYLKGLKHSATVRQKINEVDTKRGLQLLLEGYVEQLQAETVVH from the coding sequence ATGAGCATGAGTAAATTTAAAATTGGAGATGTTGAATTAAAGAACAATGTCGTATTGGCGCCAATGGCCGGCGTATGTAATCCAGCGTTCCGATTAATTGCCAAAGAATTTGGAACAGGCCTCGTTTGCGCGGAAATGGTCAGTGATAAAGCAGTTTTACACGGAAATAAAAAAACGATGAAAATGCTGTTTGTCGATGAACGTGAAAAACCGTTGAGTTTGCAAATATTTGGCGGAGAAAAGGAAAGTCTAGTGGCCGCGGCTAAATACGTCGATGAAAATACAAATGCTGACATTATAGATATTAATATGGGGTGTCCTGTTCCAAAAGTTGTGAGCTGTGATGCGGGAGCGAAATGGTTATTGCAACCAAGCAAGATCGAAGAAATGGTGTCAGCCGTTGTTGAAAACGTTAGTAAACCGGTCACAGTAAAAATGCGAATCGGTTGGGATGAGGATCATATTTACGCTGTTGAAAACGCAAAAGCGGTTGAACGAGCGGGAGGCTCGGCTGTTGCCGTGCACGGGCGAACAAGAGTTCAAATGTATGAAGGGCAAGCGAACTGGGATGTGATTCGGGACGTGAAACAGAATGTAAAGATTCCGGTCATCGGAAACGGGGATGTTTTTACGCCCGAGGACGCCAAAAGTATGTTGGATCTAACCGGGTGCGATGGCGTAATGATTGGCCGCGGAGCGCTCGGTAACCCATGGATGTTATATCGTACGGTTCACTTTTTGACACATGGCGAGCTACTTGGGGAGCCGACGCCAAAGGAAAAAATTGATGTTTGTTTATTGCATATGGACCGCTTGATTCATCTGAAAGGCGAACGTGTTGCGATTCAAGAAATGCGCAAACATGCAGCTTGGTATTTAAAGGGATTAAAACACTCCGCGACTGTGCGGCAAAAAATTAATGAGGTCGATACGAAACGTGGTCTGCAGCTGTTATTGGAAGGTTATGTAGAGCAATTACAAGCAGAAACGGTCGTTCATTAA
- a CDS encoding CtsR family transcriptional regulator encodes MRNISDIIEQHLKTILKQSRSGFVEIQRSELAQKFQCVPSQINYVISTRFSKEKGYIVESKRGGGGYIRIHRVEISSLKDLFHMIVEMIGQQISQQTAEDILARLLDEGLITERECRIMKAAVSREVLSFELQVRDQLRATLLRAMITQIFIHRGGESS; translated from the coding sequence TTGCGAAATATTTCAGACATCATTGAACAGCACCTCAAAACGATCCTAAAACAAAGTCGAAGCGGATTCGTTGAGATTCAGAGAAGTGAATTGGCGCAGAAGTTTCAATGTGTGCCATCGCAAATTAATTATGTGATCAGCACTCGTTTTTCGAAAGAAAAGGGATATATTGTTGAGAGCAAACGCGGTGGAGGCGGGTACATCCGAATTCATAGGGTTGAAATTTCGAGTCTAAAAGATCTGTTCCATATGATCGTAGAGATGATTGGACAACAGATTAGTCAGCAAACGGCCGAAGATATTCTTGCGCGCCTTCTTGATGAAGGCTTGATTACAGAAAGAGAGTGTCGGATTATGAAAGCGGCTGTTTCTCGCGAGGTGCTTTCCTTTGAATTACAAGTTCGTGACCAATTACGCGCGACTTTGCTGCGCGCCATGATTACTCAGATTTTCATTCACAGAGGAGGGGAGTCGTCATGA
- the greA gene encoding transcription elongation factor GreA encodes MSEKEVFLTPEGLANLEEELEHLRSVKRREVAERIKEAISFGDLSENSEYEEAKNEQAFIEGRIITLEKMLRNARLIKQDEVDQGVVGVGATVKIKDLEFGDVIDYMIVGSVESDPANNKISNESPVGQALLGKTKGAVVDISVPAGVIQYEILDVN; translated from the coding sequence ATGTCTGAAAAAGAGGTATTTTTGACACCAGAAGGATTGGCAAATTTGGAGGAAGAACTTGAACATTTAAGATCTGTGAAACGCCGCGAAGTCGCGGAACGCATTAAAGAAGCAATTAGTTTTGGAGATCTTAGCGAAAACTCCGAATATGAAGAGGCAAAAAACGAACAGGCATTTATTGAAGGACGAATTATCACGTTAGAAAAAATGCTCAGAAACGCTCGTTTAATTAAGCAGGATGAAGTCGATCAAGGAGTCGTAGGTGTTGGCGCGACAGTTAAAATAAAAGACTTAGAGTTTGGCGATGTGATCGATTATATGATCGTCGGTTCCGTAGAATCTGATCCAGCTAATAATAAAATCTCCAATGAGTCTCCCGTAGGGCAAGCGTTGCTTGGTAAGACAAAAGGGGCTGTTGTCGATATCAGCGTTCCCGCGGGTGTCATCCAATATGAAATATTAGACGTGAACTAA
- a CDS encoding UvrB/UvrC motif-containing protein, with amino-acid sequence MICQECGQKPATLHFTKIVNGEKTEFRLCESCAGEKGDMFAGASPNFSIHHLLSGLLKFDAAPSVTGSDPPPAETVARCETCGLTYAQFSKSGRFGCVDCYQQFAQRLGPIFRRIHGNMQHSGKVPRRAGGVIRIRKEINDLKRQLQQSIESEEFEQAAAIRDQIKDLEKQLASP; translated from the coding sequence ATGATCTGTCAAGAATGCGGACAGAAACCCGCTACGCTCCATTTTACAAAAATTGTGAACGGCGAGAAAACGGAATTTCGTCTTTGTGAATCGTGCGCGGGTGAAAAAGGAGATATGTTTGCTGGCGCTTCTCCGAATTTTTCCATCCATCACTTATTGTCTGGATTGTTAAAATTTGATGCTGCGCCATCTGTTACAGGGAGTGATCCTCCCCCCGCGGAGACGGTTGCGCGTTGTGAAACATGTGGGTTAACGTACGCTCAATTTAGTAAAAGCGGTCGATTTGGTTGTGTGGATTGCTACCAGCAATTTGCGCAGCGTTTAGGACCCATCTTTCGACGGATTCACGGTAATATGCAACATAGCGGCAAGGTTCCTCGGCGCGCAGGAGGAGTCATTCGGATTCGAAAAGAAATCAATGATTTGAAAAGACAGTTACAGCAAAGTATTGAATCAGAAGAATTTGAGCAAGCAGCCGCGATTCGAGATCAAATTAAGGATCTTGAAAAACAATTGGCTAGTCCTTAG
- the lysS gene encoding lysine--tRNA ligase, translated as MSQEELNELLTIRRERLDQLREMGIDPFGRRFERTHSAEEILQAYGDVSKEELDTEQIEVTIAGRIMTKRGQGKASFSHIQDRSGQIQIYVREDRIGADSYKVFDICSIGDLIGIKGTVFKTNKGETTVRASEFTLLTKSLRPLPEKYHGLRDIETRYRKRYLDLIMNPESQQTFVIRSKVLQSMRRYLDNLGYLEVETPTMHSIPGGAAARPFVTHHNALDMKLYMRIATELHLKRLIVGGLEKVYEIGRIFRNEGISTRHNPEFTSIELYEAYADYEDIMRLTEEMVAHISQEVLGTMVVTYQGETIDLTPQWTRIHMVDAIKQVTGVDFWPNMTDEEARSLANEHEVGITPRMTYGHVVNEFFEQKVEETLIQPTFIYGHPVEVSPLAKKNEQDPRFTDRFEMFIVAREHANAFTELNDPIDQKERFEQQLGEREAGNDEAHRMDEDFIESLEYGMPPTGGLGIGIDRLVMLLTDAPSIRDVLLFPLMRQQTSEDEHSEE; from the coding sequence GTGTCCCAGGAGGAATTAAATGAATTGCTCACCATTCGGCGGGAAAGGCTAGACCAATTGAGGGAAATGGGGATCGATCCCTTTGGTAGGCGTTTCGAGCGCACCCATTCCGCTGAAGAGATTTTACAAGCATATGGGGACGTGAGCAAAGAGGAACTAGATACAGAACAGATTGAAGTAACGATCGCTGGAAGAATTATGACAAAACGGGGACAAGGAAAGGCGAGCTTCTCCCATATTCAGGACCGTTCGGGTCAAATTCAAATTTATGTTCGCGAAGATCGTATTGGCGCGGATAGCTATAAAGTTTTTGATATATGCAGCATTGGAGATTTGATCGGAATTAAAGGAACGGTCTTCAAGACAAATAAAGGTGAAACGACAGTGCGGGCTTCTGAATTTACGCTCTTAACGAAATCGCTGCGTCCGCTTCCTGAGAAGTATCACGGCTTACGCGATATCGAAACGAGATACCGCAAGCGTTACCTTGACTTAATTATGAATCCTGAATCGCAACAGACGTTTGTCATTCGAAGTAAGGTTCTTCAATCGATGAGAAGATACTTAGATAACCTTGGTTATTTAGAGGTTGAAACGCCGACAATGCATTCGATTCCTGGCGGAGCGGCGGCTAGGCCGTTCGTGACGCATCACAATGCGCTTGATATGAAATTATATATGCGGATCGCAACTGAATTGCATCTGAAAAGATTGATCGTTGGCGGTTTGGAAAAGGTATATGAGATTGGGAGGATATTCCGAAACGAAGGAATTTCAACGCGTCATAACCCAGAATTTACTTCGATTGAGTTGTATGAGGCGTATGCAGATTATGAGGATATTATGAGATTGACTGAGGAAATGGTCGCGCATATTTCCCAAGAGGTTCTAGGAACAATGGTTGTTACCTATCAAGGCGAAACGATTGATTTGACTCCGCAATGGACTAGAATACATATGGTGGACGCGATCAAACAGGTAACAGGCGTTGACTTTTGGCCGAACATGACGGATGAGGAAGCGAGATCATTAGCTAATGAACATGAAGTTGGGATCACGCCGCGCATGACGTATGGTCATGTCGTCAATGAATTTTTTGAGCAAAAAGTAGAAGAAACGCTTATTCAACCGACCTTTATTTATGGTCATCCAGTGGAAGTTTCGCCATTAGCGAAAAAGAATGAACAAGATCCTCGGTTTACTGATCGATTTGAGATGTTTATTGTCGCTCGTGAGCATGCGAATGCCTTTACGGAGTTAAATGATCCAATCGATCAAAAGGAACGCTTTGAACAGCAATTGGGAGAGAGAGAAGCGGGGAATGATGAGGCTCACCGAATGGATGAAGATTTCATCGAATCATTAGAATATGGAATGCCTCCAACTGGAGGGCTTGGGATCGGGATTGATCGGCTGGTTATGCTTTTAACCGACGCGCCCTCGATTCGAGATGTTCTGTTATTCCCGCTTATGCGTCAGCAAACGAGCGAGGACGAACATTCCGAAGAATAA